In Alosa alosa isolate M-15738 ecotype Scorff River chromosome 10, AALO_Geno_1.1, whole genome shotgun sequence, the genomic stretch GACTGGATTTTTTCTGTTTGTCAGCTTTTGTTGTCACTTCATGTCACACCTTTTTAAAACAAGCAATGGCATGACATAGGGTATGGAAGTGATGAAGTAAAAGGAAAATTTCCCCAAGTGATAATGGGGTAATTGGGTAATTCCTCCCAAGACAGCAGCTTCTGTTCATACTTTCACAGGAGATCACTTGAAAGTAAACatgtgctcttctctctctttttctctcttctgtctatccctatatgttctctctctgctctttctccCTATCCCCTGCTCCTTCTCCCAGAGGTTACTCGCCTCTCAGCTGTTGTTGACGCCGTGGCTGCCTGCCTTCATGGCTCGCCGGCGGCTGAGTGCCAAAGGCCTGGAGCTGCTGCATCTGGACCGAGCTCTGAGTAGCCTTGGCGTGGACCAGCTTTGTGACGCCGAAGTCGAGGAGGTCAGACATGTTGACGTATACGACATGTTTGAGTGTTTAAGCAATTAACTTACACTGTCTGTGTTGCAAGCCCCTGTTATTGTGTTTAGTCTTAGTCTTTTTATTTTAAAGTCGAATGCTAGTAATAATGTTTATTGTCACTACTTGACTTTGTCAGACTCTCTGTTTTGGGTCTGCTTTCTGAAGTGCCACTGTCACTCGTGGAGAATCAGGCCATGGCCTATGTAAAGCATTTGAGAGACAATAGCTATAAGTAATGGCTCTATGTAAAGGAATTGCATTGAAACACCAGTTTTTTCCCCCACTGTTTAGGCTTGCTACCTGCGGGGCCTTGATACCAGTAGCCTCAGCACCAGCCAGTGGCGAGAATGGCTTAAGCAGTGGCTCCAGCTGTCTTcccaggtcaaaggtcagggtCTCTCTGTGATTGCacatgagtgtttttttttgtttactctgCACAGTCAGTTTACCTGACACTCTGATTTTAGTTATAGACTGGATGAGATGTTAAATTCTTACTGTTATTGGCCAGGGGACCTGTCACAGCTGTCACATTCTTCTGTTGTTTTAACAGTTTCTCTTATCTGGCTGTTGTTGTTCTTCCATATTGCACAGAATCTGAGACATCTTTGCTGTTACATAGTATGGTGCTGCTGTCTGTGAATTACCCGGCACATTGAAAAGGAGAAGAGGCTTTGGTTGCTTGTGCCATCATGCCTCAAGCTCAACAGGCAAGACTACACTCATGACTGCGCCATCATGCCTCAAGCTCAACAGGCAAGACTACACTCATGACTGCGAAATGTCATGCTGCATTTAGACCAAGAGAAGCACGTTCCTGCGAAGGACAAGACCCTGTTTACACCCACAGAGGGAGTGTTTGTATGCCTCTCGGCCTGCTCTCATGAGTTTAAGTATTCCAGTCCTGAATACAATCCAGTCATCacagatcacacacatacacatagacacaaacacacacaaacacacaaacacacacacacacacacacacacacacacacacacacacacacacacacacacacacacaagtgaattGGCAGGTGGTAACACTTCTACTGTCTGAGAGAGGAAaacaattcatttttttatttctatttttgtctttgtttctcCCACCTGAAACCATAAACCTTAAATTGATGCGCCTGTATATCTAACTCTCCTAAATATACACATGAATACTGGTAATGTGCTATTGCTATTAATAACACATGGTAAAGTGACTTACCTGACTAGGGAAGAATATGTGGCATCATGTAAGGGATATACTCAGCATCATCTCATTGAATACCTAGTGGTCACAGGAACATTTTGGATTGCGTAAGTTACAACGGACTGTGCCAACACAGGCTTACTCTAGAAGCTTTCACAGAAGCCTGAAGCTCATTCTTGTGCCATTCATTCGGCAGATAGTTGAGTGTGATGTTGGCATCTTCTTTTTAAATATCTGCTTCAAAAGAAGTTTGTTAGCCTTGTTGCTAACCATTGATGTTTTTGAGTGGGCAAGAGTCATCAGTTTACCTCATTGTCTGAAGTTCTCAGGATTCTTTTGGGTCTGTATTTAAtgattatttaaattatattttatacatatatgatgtttcttttctgtttcttttcaagttgttgttgtgtttttgttttgctatgCAAGTTTACCAATGATGTGGGGGAATTATTACTTCTGTAAAACGAAGAAAAATGAGACTGGCTtgtaaatgaaaaagagagCTGTCAGTATGCCCTTCAAACTTTCAGAAAGGGTTAGCACTGAACCCGAATGCATAGTGAGGTTGGGTACTGGTTGGGCTAAAGCACTAAGGCTATTCATCTGGTCAATGTATCCATTTCTTTTCTCATGGGATTTGACAGTGAGAGGGAAGTATTGGCACTTACTCTGTAAATGCGCATCACGATACAGGGACCACAATATACAATGTGTACTGGAACAGTCCTATACCACAACTACATGTCGGAATGTTGATATTTGCAATAAATCAGATACGTACAAAGAAACTGATGTCTAAGTTATTTTAGAATTCGACCCAATTGTCTCAAGCGAATTTATTTTTACATCCAACACACAATATCagttcaatatttattttcacCGTAGAAAGCATTGCATCGTATTGATGGGAGACAGCTGAATAGTGGGTAGGCCATTAAGAGAAAAAGAGCTGTGCAAGTTTGTGCTGATACGCAGAGCATATGTTCGGCTCTGCCCTTTTATTGCTTGCATCGCCACCGTGTGGTGAAATATAAGAACTGGTTTCACTTCACTTATTACAGCCTTCCAAGAAATGTTAAAGAGCTTTACACTAAAGTTTAATCAACATGAAAATACTGATAACATTAACCTCAATCTACCTACTAAATATCTGAGTGGATACTGAAACGCTAGGCAGGATCATAGACTGTAAAGGGGCAGGATAATATAGTGATAacatttaggcctacatttagcagacacttttgccTAAAGTGACTAAAAAAAATAGGATTTAAGGTATATAAGTTTTAAAAGATAGACGTTCAACTGGCTTATTTGAAATGTTCTGAAAACcaatttctatttttttccccGCGTTACTAGCTACGTCATCACTTCCTCTTCGTCATGTGATTCTATGCTAAAGTAAACTTTTGACACTGCTGGACTTTTTGAGCACGCATGTCGTTGTTATGAATAGTAGTTTGCTTACATGAAGGCTACTAACATCGGTAGAAGGGAGTTCTGATTGtgaggtaggctaacgttacccaGTTCACTGCactgttttgttacattttaaatTATGTTTAGTTGTTGGCATGTTTAGCGTTGTATTTTGTAAACTAGGTAAACTTGGAAGGCAAAACATCAGTCATCAAATATATGTCGTAGATTTGAACCCATTGAAGTAACAGCGTAAATACTATAAACTGCAAATACATTGTAATCAACACAGTAGATTATAGGCACTAGAGAAGAGTTGATGGGTAGCTGATTCAACTTCCCAAAACATCACATCTGCTGCCACAGACTTCCCTCATATAGTATAGAAGTAGGCTACTGCTCTTGGTTCTCTTTTTAGGCCTCTTTTTATGGCTTGTATCCGTTTTGAAACATTGCAGCTGTTATGAAAGTTCAGCTGCTTAAGGAATCAGTGCCACCCATGGAGTTACACAACTGCAGTTAGGTAGGCAAACCACATGAAGTGGATTTCGTTTGAAATATGcatattgtctctctctctctctctctctatctatctatctatctatctatctctatctctctctctatatatatttcCAAGAAATGAGTTCCAAATAGACCAGTGCTCAGAACTCCCCTACAAATGAATTGGTTAACATTAACTACAAACAGTAGCAGTAGGAGCAAAAACTGTAGGCCACTTATCTACTATCCCGCGCCAACTGTCCCATGGGTTAGGATTAGAGTTAGGGTTGGTATAGTTGGCAAGTGCCACAGGATAGTAAGCAAGTGGCACGGGACAGTGTCACAAGTAAGTATGTGAGTAGCACAGGACAGTGGCGTGGGAGAGTAGGCAAGTCCCGCGGGACTGTAGGTGGGTGACACACCACCAGCAACAGTAGGGTTTGCTCCTACTGCCTTTCACTACAAACCTGTTTCGGAAAAAGTGTGGacactgtgtaaaatgtaaatgaaaacaaaatgcaATAATTTGCAAATCATGTAAACCCTATTCTATTGTTCTATGGGGGAAATGTTGTCAGCAACACCtctcaaaaaaagttgggacaggggcatgtttaccactgtgttgCTTCATCTGTTCTTTTAACAACAGTTCCATGTTTGGGAACTGAGGGACCAGTTACAGgaattttgagaatgaaatatGTTGCCTAATACAATATTTCAGTCAATCAACAGTCTTGGGTCTTCttaattatgtttttcattccatgatgtaCCCAGTGTGAAAGGGTCAGGACTGCAGACAggtcattttagcacctggactcttctgCTCTGGAGCCATATTGTTGTACAGCAGTTTTGTTTCCTGGAATATTCAAGGTCTTTCTTGCCTGGATGGCAGCATATTTTGTGCCTTTCCAAGATGTCCACTCTATTGTCACTAAAGCACCTCTTAGGCCCAGGTGGAGGCATTTCTGGATCATGCCTAAATACGGTTTCTTCGTCAAACTGTGTTCATAGGTAATGGTTATCTGACGTTTTTGTGAGCCCATgcaatgattttctttacagaaacaggactgttttaatgcagtgccaccTGACGCCCCAATGATCATGACCATCCAATATAGTTTTTTTAGCCCAGTCCCTTGTTgacaaagatttctctggattctcagAATATTTAAATTATGCAATGGGTAATGAAATCCCAAACTTCTTTGCTATTTCTTGTTGAGGagcattattattaattttgttGTTTCGTTATTTGCCCACAAGTtttcacagagtgatgaatacttTGCCATCTTTACTTCTTAGATGCCCTCTGAAATGTTCTTTTTATACCCAATCATGGTGGCCTAATTATTTGTGAAACGTTCCTCCTTGTGttttcatacatacacattacatacTTTTCCAGCCTGTTGGTGCTCCCATCCCACCTTTTTTGAGATGTGTTGCTGGCAAAATTAGCGTAGTCTATATTTTACTATGAACCATGAAATAATGAAACTGGTCATTTTTCACATGTTGTCTATGTACTTTTTGCAACTGTGTATGGGTTTACGaaatttgcagattattacataaCGCATCCCACTCCCAATTTGGTAACAGCGTTGTAGACTGTCCCTGAACAGTACAAATGTGACACTTGGTAATTTGGCATTTGGTCTAAATCTGATGTCTTTCTGTACGTACATTTATTAAAATTATCAAGGCAAAGTATTTGCTAAACACTTTTTGATAACGaactaccttttttttttacttcactcTGGCAACTATTTTGGTTAGGGACATGGTGCTTGAATAATATGATTATTGCGATGACATGTTCGTGGAACTGCACAGGTGTCAGAACCATGTGACATGTGGTTGCTGCTGTCAAGTACAGCTGTTCATCCATTATTGTCTCTCATTACATTCTGGTAGTTTTGCTCAAATAGATGCCCTGAGCGAAAAAGACTGGTCAGCCACTAAAATGTCAACATAGTCCATCTGTTTTAAGCAATTATAGAAGTTCCAAAAATACTACTCAGAAGTTCTGTTGCACCAATAACATTCAATTGTAAATTCTCCGTCATGAATCTTTGACACCATATTTTGCCATTCATGTCCCATTTTCTAGCAATCCGGGGCATGCCATTCACACTGAAATTGACCCTGGTCAGATCCATGTCCTGCAAAACAGGGCTAAACAACTGGTTAACCCTTTCAGACAGGAAAACAACCAgtaggggtgtaaaggtacacATATTCATACCGAACCGTTTAGGTACAGGGCGTTAGGTTCAATACAGAAGTATACTGAATGTACCAAATGCAATctttaacagtaatcaacagAAGGCTTTTTTGCTTGCTGACCATGTTTTGAATTCGAGTTCCCACACAAATAAATTAAGTGGTGGACCATGTCAGTTTAGTCAATTAATGtcaaaaacatttgacaccttttcaaaatactattcctGTTGCACATTGGCAATATTGTCAGTGAATTTTAGGTTAGCAGTACCTACTTACTGTACCAAAAGTTAACCGAACTGTGATTTAAGAATTCGGTGAATTTTGTGTACTACACCCTTAACCTGGGTTGAGGAGTAGGCCTacgtcacaaatatgtgattagaatgttcgCGAACCGAGAGTTCCACACTATGATGCAACCCTCAGAGATTTTCTCAGAGCCTTGTAGATAAAGCTCTGGGGCTCTGGATTTTCCCATCGACTGACTatagaacactgaaactataggtcgtttgcgtagaattctataaggaaccaggaaaataattcactcctcaacagggTTGAACCCTAGTCAAAGTCTTCGTATGAAAAGGGTACACCTTCCTTGGCCGTTGATGGGTGGATGCAGACTGAGATACCGTATGTTCTCTGTGTTTGTCCTGTAGGGGGGTAAGATGGAGGATGCCTACACGGCTCTCTACCAGGAGTTCCTTCGGCTGCGATCCATCTGTTTCAAACAGGCCACCATGCTCCAGCACCTCACAGAAGTCCTCAATAATCAGCAAGGTGCACTTGTGTTCCTAGTCAGAGGCATGAGGCCTAATTCAACATTATTGCTAAAGAGACATATTGTACCCTTATGACACTACAGAATTATGAAGCCAATTAAGGTCCCGCATATTTGAACATGCTTAAATGTGGGGAATtacgaaaaaataaacaatactgGTACTACTTTTGGTGTATGACAGTGGGGAACTGGTTACCATTTGAAGGACATTTTTGTCGTTGTATGAAACTCCACTGAACAGTTGTGGGTCCTCTTTCAACATCTGGAAACATTTCAAGTGTTTTTGCCTCTATTCCCAGGTGGCATTGGGGACTCAGAGAACCTGGTGTCCATGCCAGCCCAGTGTTCACAAGGTGATCTGATCAACTTCTGCTCAGACGCCCATGAACTGTTGCTTCGTAGACCTCTGGATCAGTCTGCTGAAACTAACACAACCCGTGGAGGTGTGAATATGGTCACTGAATGTATCCCGGTTTAAAATTGTGTTCGATGCTATAAAAACGATTAACGTTTTTGTTGAAATAACTTAGACTGAAAGTAAATCCGGCTTACACCAGGAGGCCGAGTCCGGAGCACAAAACTTTGACTTTAGTTTCTTTAGCCTGATCTACTAAAGGTGGTTCCAATATTGACGTGTTCTTATTCTGGAACACAGTAATAAAGTAGTGTAATTTTCTGATACCTCATAGTTTTCTTAATTGATCAACTCAAGAACCGAGGTACACTTTTTTTTCCGCTTATGTGTTATTGTCACAGGGGGCGGCGTGACTGCAGTCTTGCTGACGTCAGGAATGGACCAGCTCCACCTGGCTCGTCCCCAACATCAAGCTTCTCTGGGGGCGGGTGCCGTGACTGGCCTCGAAGGGCCCTCGACCTCTCCTGGGGTCATTCCTTCGAGAGCGCCCCCTAGCATCATTGGTGACTTAAAACGGGCCGAGCAGCAGTGGGCTGAGAACAACCCTGCCAGAGCACGGGTACCAATAATCACACAGCACTCATTTGTGCTCACTCTTACTGGACATTAATCATGTCAGTCACTTTAGACGCACAtgtttgctaaaaaaaaaaaaaacctcaaaagtgaagtgaaaacactctcaggagcagcagcagcaggagagtTCATTTTATTTGTCTGTTTAGTCATCAGTCTAatagactctctctccctctcctgccttctctccctccctccctccctcctgccctctctctctctccactcttcagAGGCCGTGGTCGTCCAGCTCATTTCTGAACAGTGAGTGGATGAGCCTGACGGGTGGGCGTGTCATGTCGAGGGTGACAGTGGAGTCGCAGGTGTGCGAGTTCTGCCAAGCTGTGTTTCCCGGACACACCACCACACGCGGGGAATTCCTGCGTCACCTCACCTCTCACATCACCTGATGGACAGGTTGCTTTTTTTTCACCACGTTGTCAATGTTTCTAACAGTACTTCAGCTTGTGATCTAAAAGTCCTTTAAGTGCAACTTGAACTGTACACACATAACTTTGTAGAGTAGTTGACATTGTGACAAAGGTGTTTGTAAGGATTTAAGTGGCTGGAAGCACCAAAGCTTTAGACTGTAGTACACTCTTCTACTTTGTCATAAAAGAGCGCACTTCAAGGTGCGTACAAGAGTTCAAGGATGCAAGTCCATTCATTTGTGTAATATGTGTACAGGACTTTGGTTCCGTGCTGCTCTGTGAACTgtcaccactagatggcaggcGTAGAAAAACCCCTTATTAAGATGACTGTAGGATTGCTTTGATAATGCCTGCCTCTCAGGTAAATCTTTTGAATAATCATTAAATGTACCATTTTATTTCGAAAATTACTAATGTTGTTTTCTCTTACTGACACATTTTTTATTGccattttcagttttattcccatgaatgaatatttttttttatcatacatCACTTTGTAAACATTTTAAGTGTCGCATAAATCCTACCTACAACCTATTGTCAGTAATCATTGCTTATTAATCAGTGATGTTGACAAAAATGGATTTTAAGTGTACATCTATATGGGACCTTATATATCATCTATATGGGCTTGCAGCAGAGGCTATATTTAGCTCCTTCTTTTCTTGGTTTGGCCAATGACATGCACGCAGACTAGCTGGGAGAGCACTGATGACATCAGAGACAATCAGCTGACTCACTGGTATCCTCTGGCCAGATTGGCTGTTTCTAACTCAAACGGAAGTCACTCCTTGAGACTGGAGccttaatttgtgtgtgtgtgtgtgtatgcgctatATTCCTTAATTGAAATGGTCATTAGACTTCCTGGTTCTATTTTGAGTTTTTCTTTTCAAGGTGATGAAGGCTGTGACACAAGATAGttaaacaataaaatatttattgatgattaacaaaataaataatctgctgttttactgaacacaaaataaGCACAGATGCTGGCAAGGCAGAGTAGAGGAGCATACATCATTCTGGCATACCAATTCCTTAACTACACACAAATCTAGTCAAGTGATAATCTATGCACTTAAACTTAAGTTTCTTTTCATCCACACACAGGCAGGACATGCTGTTAAAGGTTTAGGCTTGGTTTGAAATGTGCCCAAGTACCTCAATTCATGAGCTATGATTGCTAAAAATTAGTGTTTGAAAGACCCAGTTCTTTTCTCAGCATTTGGAATTATATATTTATCACACATAATTTCAATACAGCTGCCTTCCCAAATCCAGTTGGTTACGGTTTATTAAGGAAACAGATTAAtgccacacactcaaacatgacCAGACTAAATCCCATCAGTATCATCACTTACTAAGGACCAGAAAAGAGAGGAATTATAGCACCAACGGTCTTCATATTTCACTGAAAATACAGATGTAATGAGAAACATTGTTCAAAAGTCTTCGGGGGTAACCCGGTGTGAAGAGAGTTAGCAGGTAAGGAATGTCCAACAACAGAAATGATTTAACTCCAGGCAACAAAAGCTTTACGAACAGACCTGTTTGAAGCTTTCAATGGAGGAAGGTGATGAAAGACTGAAACagaagcatgtgtgtgcagtCCAACTTAACACTGAAGTACAGAAGAGGGGCCAGTTAGGTGTACGTAGAACAGTATAGGCACGGATAGAAAAGTACCAGCTTGCATTTGAGTAGTTAAAACTGTTAAAAGACATCTTGATGGTGCCGTATTTGATTCATTTTGTCCAGTAGAGATCATGTTCTCAACAGGTCACTTATTTAGATTGCAAGTCAAAAACTTAAGGTGGACTACAGCCGTTGTCGTCCCTGCCGCACAAATGATGATGGCACCCTTCTGGTTAGTGTTATAATATTTTGAGATGTTTTGAGGGACTGAATCACATGCTATTCACAGAGAATTCATGACCACTGCAGAACGGGTGGAACGGTTGGCCTTGGTGAGAACAGAAGCCTGGACTGGGTGGGTGGGGATGCCCTCCTGACAAGCAACAGCAGCCTTGGACCCTGAGTGGAGTGGCAGTATGTCTTTAGCTTGTTTCCATGGGGGAGATGAGTGGAATGATGGTAGATAGTCTGTGAGGTGACCATGGAGCTGAAGTGATTGTGAACGGTTGTATGGCGCTCTGAATGACGCTCTCCTCCACTTCACTCCTCTTCACTTGCCATTGCGGTCCAATTCCTCTCGGTTGCTGCCAGGGCTGCCACTCCTGCAGGGGGCAGCAGTGCCTTTCCTTTCTGCCGCCTTGCTCTCCAGTTCTGCTGAGAAAGGCTGATGGTTAGCAACTTCTCATGACAAGCCCTCTTTGGAGTAAAGTGCATTCATTCATGACATATGATAGATGCCCTGCATCCAGCTTTACATGTAATCATAAAGTAAATGGAAGAGCCTGTCTGGACTATGCGGACTTAACCATTGGAATTAAATGGGAAGCTGTTTCTGGAGATCTGAACTAAGAACAGTAGAACAGTTATTCAACATCTAGGGTATGGAATTGCAATTCTTAGGATACAAATCATATTAATTGTACTAAAACTAAATGGTCTGAATCAGAAGAAAGAAATACAGACAAAAAGCTCTCGCAAGAAAATATAAcaagttaagttaagttataAAGAAGAATAAAGTTAGGAACATTTGTCAGTCCCGCCAGCAGTCaggtgtgtgcgagtgtgtatgtgtgtgtgtgtgtaagtgtaatggagagacagagaaaccaCACATGGGAAGCACATTAACAGTGGATGtcacacttaaaacaaaaaaactagCAGTGTTCTCTGTGATACAGGGAagcgtgtgtgagggagaggaagaaagtgtgagagaggcaCAGACGGAAGTGGGATGGGGGGGCATTTTTTTCCAGAgatcatttttttctctctttcatgtctgaagtaggagagagtgagagagaaaagagaagaggaagggagCACTGTTCCATTTCTCTGCCCACCGGCTTTATTTTTACTCTGTCGTTCTATGAGTCAATGCAACGCCCTTCTCGCTCCCTCCCACTCGTTCGcccccactctctccatccatctatccatccatccacccgtCCCTCCCTTCCGCCCCCCACCCACGTCTACATGGTCTCTGACgtcagacagagggaggggggggcttCCAACTTAACACCCCCACACCACTTCCTGTGGCCCCTTCCACCCCcacatacctctctctctatctctatctctctctctctctctcctcctcttgtaCCCTGTGGtgacaaaccaaaccatttctAACTCCATAACTCTTCATTACCGGCTGAAGGACTGGTACAGGGCAGCAATTTCACTTGAGCAGGAGCAGAAGTCTGTGATGAGAGCGCAGCGCTACAGAATGCCTGGTGCACACACTGCCAAACACTGACCTCCTGAGTCTGAGTTACATCAGAGTGCAAAACAGCTATCATCTTACATTAATTGCCAGAGCAGGCAGTCAGTCTGCATTTTATTACATTCTTTCATAATTCCCCATCGTTCACTCTTTGTGTCGATCACTCTTTTGCAACATGCAATTATGCCTGCTTCGGATGTAATTCAAGTGAAGTCATCTGAAGTAGGCTGATATCTCTTTGTTTGGGGGTTTGTCACTGTACTCTGTATGGATGATCAGAAGCCTAATCCCAGCTACTGTACATCAGCATCAATCAGTGGTGTGGTTCTCTGGTATGGTCATCATGTCCATGCATTCACCTGCGGTCTGCTTCCTCTCTGACCCTAGGCTGCCCTTGCCCACGTGGTCATGTGACATCATCCTAGCCAATCGCAGGCCCTCATCCATGAGCGTTTGCTGAATGAGCTGGCGACTCCAGGTGGCGGGTGAAGGGGTGTCGATGGGTGGGCGGGGGGATGAGGAGGGGTGGGACTGACGGCCGACATCTGACAGGACAAACAGGGTTAGACAGGCATGTTTCCAAGCCAATCAGAGACACTTACAGATTGACAGCTCTGCATGTAAGGGGTGTAAGACTGTATCCGAACAGCCTAGAAATGGTTGAGTTTTAACAATAGAAACTTAAGCAAAGTTTAAACAAACAATCTGACGCAAATCATATTGAGTTGGCTTTTTAAGCCCTACACATGACGTCCGCCCATGTTTCTCTTCCAAACTGCCATCCTTTTGCTTAAAGAATTATAGTCCTCACACGTCAGCAGATATCATTTAGCTAACCCCGCTGCTTTCATTAGAAACTCTTCACTGAACAAAGAGTCAAAGCACTAACCATAATATCTTGCTGTGAAGAGCTCAGTCagacatacaaaacatataAGAGGCAATATCTCATCTATCAACACACAAATTCATATTGTGCTTAGAATCTGCTTTTGAATATTCTTAATTGTTATTACATGGGCTGAAATTAAAATGGTTGTAAGCATCTCATTACTGATTACTGAATATTGTTACTGAACATTTTACATCACATGTTCCTATCTCATGAATACTAACAGAGACTAGAGTCTTTATCATTCATCATACAAGGACATGTGACAAGATATCACGGAGGTTTACTGATGATGctttcatttattatttagcTGAACATGTCTAAAGTAGCCTTGAAATGGCAAAACCTATGACATTCTCTGAAAGCCTCTGCTATTGACAGCAATTAGTCTCTTGCAATATGAATGTATTTGTAAACGAGCTGCCTAGGTGCTGGCTCCAAAAGGAGGCGAATGATTTCACAAGGCAATACTGGTATAGGACATTGAAAACTGAAAACTGAATCCAACTGAGTTTTCTTGACAGGTGGAGGACTGACAAATTATTTCATCACTTGGATCAGCCCATCAAAAATTAGATAACATAAAATGCTAAACATGTAGTCCATGATCAGCATAGTAAGTAGGTATATATATTTAACATTAgcttaataatataataaaataatacctTGCTGTTCTTTCTACTAGGTAAATTGGTACTTTTTCCAATAACCCTTACAACACACAAATCAGATGAATCCGGCATTTGGAAGAGCTAGGCTTTCTATAATAACCCTTGACATTACAAAACGTGTATAAGATCAACACTGAGAAATGGTTACTTCTGACTGAGGCTTTAACAAGCACGCTTGCTACCTGCTATTTACCGAGCTAGACTAATAACGTCTGTTACTTTCCACTTGTGTTACTTTCTAGAATAATAACTTGTGTTAGTTCCCACTTGTGTTCTTTCTACACAAATGTCTAGAAAGTAACACAAAGGTCCAGTTTTCTAACCAAACTTTTACAAAAACCAAGGTGTCTGTCATATCATGGTACCAGCAACATTATGGCAACATTATGGCTAAGACATCTTGCTTTGAACAGAGCATCAGAATTCACCAGAGTGGTGCATTTAGGACAGTCAGTGATGAAAGTG encodes the following:
- the zgc:113184 gene encoding uncharacterized protein zgc:113184 is translated as MEDAYTALYQEFLRLRSICFKQATMLQHLTEVLNNQQGGIGDSENLVSMPAQCSQGDLINFCSDAHELLLRRPLDQSAETNTTRGGGGVTAVLLTSGMDQLHLARPQHQASLGAGAVTGLEGPSTSPGVIPSRAPPSIIGDLKRAEQQWAENNPARARRPWSSSSFLNSEWMSLTGGRVMSRVTVESQVCEFCQAVFPGHTTTRGEFLRHLTSHIT